Proteins from a single region of Sandaracinaceae bacterium:
- a CDS encoding NUDIX domain-containing protein codes for MPELRKHSHCSYCGAPYPTDASWPRTCTACTKVSYLSPSPVAVVLQPIDAGVLVIRRGIEPHRGGLALPGGFIDHGEDWQSAAARELFEETGIRIDGSTVRERRVLSAPGGTLLIFGEAPPLRGADLPPFVLSHETLECLVVTEPTQLAFDLHERVLREWFAERA; via the coding sequence ATGCCCGAGCTGCGCAAGCACAGTCACTGTTCGTACTGCGGCGCTCCCTACCCGACTGACGCGTCCTGGCCGCGCACGTGCACCGCGTGCACGAAGGTCTCGTACCTGAGCCCGAGCCCGGTGGCGGTCGTGCTGCAACCCATCGACGCCGGGGTGCTCGTGATCCGCCGCGGCATCGAGCCCCATCGCGGCGGCCTGGCGCTGCCCGGTGGGTTCATCGACCACGGCGAGGACTGGCAGAGCGCCGCCGCCCGTGAGCTGTTCGAAGAGACGGGGATCCGCATCGACGGGAGCACCGTGCGCGAGCGCCGCGTGCTCAGCGCACCTGGCGGCACCCTGCTGATCTTCGGGGAGGCCCCGCCCCTGCGCGGCGCCGACCTACCGCCCTTCGTGCTGAGCCACGAGACGCTCGAGTGCCTGGTGGTCACGGAGCCTACCCAGTTGGCCTTCGACCTCCACGAGCGCGTCCTGCGCGAGTGGTTCGCCGAGCGCGCCTAG